The Clostridium beijerinckii genomic sequence AATGAAAGACAGGCAACAACTATTTCTATAACTAATCATGAGAATTCTCCTGTTGCCAACAAAAGCAAATATCATATAAATACTTCAACAAGAGAGAAACTATTTCTAGATGAGTTTAGCTTTTCTAGAGTATCGGCTATGGTTGTTATAGAAATCTTATACTTACTTTTAACAAGGGATAAAGAAGATGCATATAATTGGATTAGTCAACACGAACAATCTATTGCAGAAGGAAAGATATAAGGAGAAATTACAATAGAGGGATATAGTAGATATTTTATTCAAAATTTTAAATAGATATTAGATTTGAAGAAGGAAGGGTATAAAGATGAAGAATATAAATATTGGGAATAGCGGAATCAAAGCTTCTGAAATTGGACTTGGATGCATGCGAATGGCATCAGTTGAAAAGAGCGAGGCGGAAAAGATTATTAAGACGTCGTTAGAAGAAGGAATTAATTTCTTTGATCATGCTGATATATATGGGGGAGGAAAATCAGAAGAAGTTTTTGCAGATGCAATTAAAATGGATTCTTCCATAAGAGAAAAAATGATCATTCAGACTAAGTGTTCTATAGTACCAGGAATAATGTATGATTTTTCAAAAGAACATATCTTAAATTCAGTAGATGCTAGTTTAAAGAGATTAAAAACAGATTATGTAGATACATTACTGCTACACCGTCCAGATACGCTTATGGAACCTGAAGAAGTTGCAGAAGCTTTTTCTAAATTACACGAAAGCGGAAAAGTAAAATATTTTGGAGTAAGTAACCATACTGCAATGCAAATAGAATTACTTAACAAATATTTGAATAACAAAATAATTATAAATCAATTGCAATTTAGTATAATGCATACAGGAATGATAGATGCAGGATTAAATATGAATATCAAAAATGATGCTTCTATAGATAGAGATGGGGGAGTATTAGAATATTGCCGTCTTAAAGATATAACTATTCAAGCATGGTCTCCTTATCAATATGGTTTCTTTGAAGGCGTATTCTTAGATAATGATAAATTCCCAGAATTAAATAAGAAGATTAATTCAATAGCAGAAAAGTATGCAGTAACTAATACTGCAATTGCAACTGCATGGATATTAAGACATCCAGCAAAGATACAAACAATAGTTGGATCTATGAATGCTGAACGAATAAAAGAAATATGCAAAGCATCAAATATCACATTGACTAGACAAGAATGGTATGAAATATATCTAGCAGCAGGAAACAAATTACCATAAGGTAAAATTGATATCTGGCTTGGAGTGGAACTAAGTTTTACTTTAAGCCAGATATTTTATGTGAAAAATTAAGCCGTTGGGCAAATAAATTGATAGTGAGTCTAAGCAAATTTTTAAAGTGTAAAAAGTTAATATGATTAAGAAATATGAGGAATCTAGATATAATGCATTAGATAACTATACCAGGTGTATCTATAGTAGGATATTGTAGTATTATATATATAAAGAGAGAATTTGGAATATAAAAGCTGCATATTGCAGATGGTTGAGTATATGTAGATAAATATTAATGGTAAGATAAAAGACGTCGCTAAGAGCGGTAAACAATTTGAAAGAAATATTAAAGAACTTTTAAATAAAGGAATTTGAAATTTTAAAAAATTGTTGACAAGTTGAAAATCAAGTGATAAAATGAAAAAGTCGCTTGAGGGTGACAAAAAATAATATAAAATTATAACGAAAGTTGTAAGAAAGAAAATTGGTCTTTGAAAATTGAACAGAATAAGATAAATACATTTAAGTAAACCAGCAATTTTTATTTGAGTAAGCTAAGATTAAACTTTTTATTGAGAGTTTGATCCTGGCTCAGGACGAACGCTGGCGGCGTGCTTAACACATGCAAGTCGAGCGATGAAGCTCCTTCGGGAGTGGATTAGCGGCGGACGGGTGAGTAACACGTGGGTAACCTGCCTCATAGAGGGGAATAGCCTTTCGAAAGGAAGATTAATACCGCATAAGATTGTAGTGCCGCATGGCATAGCAATTAAAGGAGTAATCCGCTATGAGATGGACCCGCGTCGCATTAGCTAGTTGGTGAGGTAACGGCTCACCAAGGCGACGATGCGTAGCCGACCTGAGAGGGTGATCGGCCACATTGGGACTGAGACACGGCCCAGACTCCTACGGGAGGCAGCAGTGGGGAATATTGCACAATGGGGGAAACCCTGATGCAGCAACGCCGCGTGAGTGATGACGGTCTTCGGATTGTAAAGCTCTGTCTTCAGGGACGATAATGACGGTACCTGAGGAGGAAGCCACGGCTAACTACGTGCCAGCAGCCGCGGTAATACGTAGGTGGCAAGCGTTGTCCGGATTTACTGGGCGTAAAGGGAGCGTAGGTGGATATTTAAGTGGGATGTGAAATACTCGGGCTTAACCTGGGTGCTGCATTCCAAACTGGATATCTAGAGTGCAGGAGAGGAAAGTAGAATTCCTAGTGTAGCGGTGAAATGCGTAGAGATTAGGAAGAATACCAGTGGCGAAGGCGACTTTCTGGACTGTAACTGACACTGAGGCTCGAAAGCGTGGGGAGCAAACAGGATTAGATACCTGGTAGTCCACGCCGTAAACGATGAATACTAGGTGTAGGGGTTGTCATGACCTCTGTGCCGCCGCTAACGCATTAAGTATTCCGCCATGGGGAGTACGGTCGCAAGATTAAAACTCAAAGGAATTGACGGGGGCCCGCACAAGCAGCGGAGCATGTGGTTTAATTCGAAGCAACGCGAAGAACCTTACCTAGACTTGACATCTCCTGAATTACCCTTAATCGGGGAAGCCCTTCGGGGCAGGAAGACAGGTGGTGCATGGTTGTCGTCAGCTCGTGTCGTGAGATGTTGGGTTAAGTCCCGCAACGAGCGCAACCCTTATTGTTAGTTGCTACCATTTAGTTGAGCACTCTAGCGAGACTGCCCGGGTTAACCGGGAGGAAGGTGGGGATGACGTCAAATCATCATGCCCCTTATGTCTAGGGCTACACACGTGCTACAATGGCTGGTACAGAGAGATGCTAAACCGTGAGGTGGAGCCAAACTTTAAAACCAGTCTCAGTTCGGATTGTAGGCTGAAACTCGCCTACATGAAGCTGGAGTTGCTAGTAATCGCGAATCAGAATGTCGCGGTGAATACGTTCCCGGGCCTTGTACACACCGCCCGTCACACCATGAGAGTTGGCAATACCCAAAGTTCGTGAGCTAACGCGTAAGCGGGGCAGCGACCTAAGGTAGGGTCAGCGATTGGGGTGAAGTCGTAACAAGGTAGCCGTAGGAGAACCTGCGGCTGGATCACCTCCTTTCTATGGAGAAATCTAGATCAGCATGATGTCTGACTAGTACAGATACATTATTATGTATCAAAATATAAAATACTTGCTCAAAGGTTACTTAAGTATTTGTTCTGTTCAATTTTGAAAGACTAAGTCTTTCGTAAATATGGGGGTTTAGCTCAGTTGGGAGAGCACCTGCCTTGCACGCAGGGGGTCAAGGGTTCGAATCCCTTAATCTCCACCATGAAGATTTAATTAAATATAATTAAGTCTTAAAATGTTCTTTGAAAATTGCACATAGATTTAATGTATATAAAATACAACAAAGCCAAGAATAAATATTCTTTGTGATATGACTAATAATTAGGTCAAGCTACAAAGGGCGCATGGTGAATGCCTTGGCATCAGGAGCCGATGAAGGACGCGATAAGCTGCGATAAGCTTCGGGTAGACGCACATAGTCAGAGATCCGAAGATTTCCGAATGAGGAAACTCACATGGGAAACCCCATGTATCATAAAGTGAATACATAGCTTTATGAAGGTATACCCAGGGAACTGAAACATCTAAGTACCTGGAGGAAGAGAAAGAAAAATCGATTTTCTTAGTAGCGGCGAGCGAAAAGGAAAGAGCCCAAACCAGAGATTTATCTCTGGGGTTGCGGACAGAACATAACGTGAAATTATAGTTAATTGAACACAACTGGAAAGTTGGACCGTAGGAGGTAATAGTCCTGTAAATGAAAACTATAATGAGCAGTTCTGCACCAGAGTACCACGAGACACGTGAAACCTTGTGGGAAGCAGGGAGGACCACCTCCCAAGGCTAAATACTACCTGATGACCGATAGTGAAGCAGTACCGTGAGGGAAAGGTGAAAAGAACCCCGGGAGGGGAGTGAAATAGAACCTGAAACCATGTGCCTACAACCGATCAGAGCACCTTATGTGTGTGATGATGTGCTTTTTGTAGAACGAGCCAACGAGTTACGGTATGTAGCGAGGTTAAGTACTTAAGGTACGGAGCCGAAGGGAAACCGAGTCTTAATAGGGCGACTAGTTGCATGCTGTAGACCCGAAACCGGGTGACCTATCCATGGCCAGGTTGAAGCGAGGGTAAAACCTCGTGGAGGACCGAACCACGTTGCTGTTGAAAAAGCATGGGATGAGCTGTGGATAGCGGAGAAATTCCAATCGAACTCGGATATAGCTGGTTCTCCTCGAAATAGCTTTAGGGCTAGCGTCGGAAAATGTGAGTAGTGGAGGTAGAGCACTGAATAGGCTAGGGGGCATAGCGCTTACCGAACCTTATCAAACTCCGAATGCCACATACTATCAGTCCGGCAGTCAGACTATGAAAGATAAGTTCCATGGTCAAAAGGGAAACAGCCCAGATCGTCAGCTAAGGTCCCAAAGTGTAAGTTAAGTGGAAAAGGATGTGGGATTTCTAAGACAACTAGGATGTTGGCTTAGAAGCAGCCACTCATTAAAAGAGTGCGTAATAGCTCACTAGTCAAGAGATCCTGCGCCGAAAATGTCCGGGGCTCAAACTTACCACCGAAGCTACGGGTTCACGTGTATAACGTGAGCGGTAGAGGAGCGTCGTAATCGGGCTGAAGTCGTACCGTAAGGAGCGGTGGACTGATTACGAGTGAGAATGTTGGCATTAGTAGCGAGATGTAGGCGAGAATCCTACAGGCCGAATATCTAAGGTTTCCTGAGTAAAGTTTGTCTTCTCAGGGTTAGTCGGGACCTAAGGCGAGGCCGAAAGGCGTAGTCGATGGACAATTGGTTGATATTCCAATACCACTATAATCGTTATTATCGATGGTGTGACGGAGAAGGATAGGATGTGCTAGCTATTGGATGCTAGTCTAAGCGTTTAGGGAGTTGGGATTGGCAAATCCGTTCCAACAATTCTGAGGCGTGATGGGGAAGGTTCTACGGAACCGAAGTATCTGATTCCATGCTTCCAAGAAAAGCATCTAGAGAGAGAAGTAGTGCCCGTACCGCAAACCGACACAGGTAGATGAGGAGAGAATCCTAAGGCCGACGGAAGAATTGCAGTTAAGGAACTAGGCAAATTGACCCCGTAACTTCGGGAGAAGGGGTGCCTGAGAAATCAGGCCGCAGAGAAT encodes the following:
- a CDS encoding aldo/keto reductase, which encodes MKNINIGNSGIKASEIGLGCMRMASVEKSEAEKIIKTSLEEGINFFDHADIYGGGKSEEVFADAIKMDSSIREKMIIQTKCSIVPGIMYDFSKEHILNSVDASLKRLKTDYVDTLLLHRPDTLMEPEEVAEAFSKLHESGKVKYFGVSNHTAMQIELLNKYLNNKIIINQLQFSIMHTGMIDAGLNMNIKNDASIDRDGGVLEYCRLKDITIQAWSPYQYGFFEGVFLDNDKFPELNKKINSIAEKYAVTNTAIATAWILRHPAKIQTIVGSMNAERIKEICKASNITLTRQEWYEIYLAAGNKLP